In Polaribacter sp. L3A8, a genomic segment contains:
- the dxs gene encoding 1-deoxy-D-xylulose-5-phosphate synthase: MTNNLLKNISTPEDLRKLNPEQLPQLAKELRDFIIDIVATKEGHLGASLGVVELTIALHYLFDTPHDLLVWDVGHQAYGHKILTGRKDIFHTNRQLGGIAGFPSRKESEFDAFGVGHSSTSISAALGMAIASNIKGATEKHHIAVIGDASIASGMAFEALNHAGVSKANLLIILNDNAIGIDPSVGALKEYLTKVKTDKRLAVQNNIIKALNFDYSGPIDGHDLPKVLSELKRLKDVKGPKFLHVITTKGKGLQQAEEDQVTYHAPGKFDKISGERLKIAKSLYTKYQDVFGKTVVELADKNDKIVGITPAMLTGGSLKFMLEKHPKRTFDVGIAEQHAVTLAAGMATQGLVPFCNIYSTFLQRAYDQVIHDVALQNLPVIFCLDRAGLVGEDGATHHGVFDLAYLRLIPNLIVFAPRNEIELRNILYTAQLGLKNPIAIRYPRGVGTIIDWKKPFEKIALGKGVCLQEGNKTAILSIGTISKNVSEALDLIDNSSDFSHYDMRFVKPLDENLLHQIFKKHTTIFTVEDGTIKGGFGSAILEFASQNNYQHKIKMLGIPDAFIEHGSVLKLQEKLGLDAHSLSEIFKL, from the coding sequence ATGACAAATAATTTGTTGAAAAACATATCAACCCCAGAAGATTTACGAAAGCTAAATCCAGAACAATTACCTCAACTTGCTAAAGAGTTGAGAGATTTTATTATTGATATTGTAGCAACCAAAGAAGGACATTTAGGCGCTAGTTTAGGAGTTGTTGAATTAACGATTGCTTTGCATTATTTATTTGATACTCCTCATGATTTATTAGTTTGGGATGTTGGCCACCAAGCATACGGGCATAAAATTTTAACCGGCAGAAAAGACATTTTTCATACCAACAGACAATTGGGAGGAATTGCGGGTTTTCCGTCAAGAAAAGAAAGTGAATTTGACGCTTTTGGCGTAGGACATTCATCGACCTCTATTTCTGCTGCCTTAGGAATGGCAATTGCTTCTAACATAAAAGGCGCAACAGAAAAACATCATATTGCGGTTATTGGAGATGCTTCTATTGCAAGCGGAATGGCTTTTGAAGCCTTAAACCATGCAGGTGTTTCTAAAGCTAATTTACTCATCATTTTAAATGATAATGCTATTGGTATTGATCCTTCTGTTGGTGCTTTAAAAGAGTATTTAACAAAGGTTAAAACAGATAAAAGACTTGCTGTACAAAACAATATTATAAAAGCCTTAAATTTTGATTATTCAGGCCCAATTGATGGACATGATTTACCGAAAGTTTTATCAGAATTAAAAAGATTAAAAGATGTTAAAGGTCCAAAATTCTTACATGTAATTACTACAAAAGGAAAAGGTTTACAGCAAGCTGAAGAAGATCAAGTAACCTATCATGCACCTGGTAAATTTGATAAAATTTCTGGAGAGCGATTAAAAATAGCAAAAAGCTTATACACAAAATATCAAGATGTTTTTGGGAAAACAGTAGTAGAATTGGCTGATAAAAATGATAAAATTGTTGGTATAACTCCAGCGATGTTAACGGGAGGTTCTCTAAAATTCATGTTAGAAAAGCACCCAAAGAGAACTTTTGATGTTGGTATTGCAGAACAACATGCTGTAACTTTAGCGGCAGGTATGGCAACGCAAGGTTTAGTGCCTTTTTGTAATATTTATTCTACGTTTTTACAACGTGCATACGATCAAGTAATTCATGATGTTGCTTTGCAAAACCTACCGGTTATTTTCTGTTTAGACAGAGCTGGTTTGGTAGGAGAAGATGGCGCAACGCATCATGGTGTTTTCGATTTAGCGTATTTACGTTTAATTCCTAATTTGATTGTTTTTGCACCAAGAAACGAAATTGAATTGCGTAATATTCTATATACTGCCCAATTAGGTTTAAAAAACCCAATTGCCATTCGATACCCAAGAGGAGTAGGAACGATTATAGACTGGAAAAAACCTTTTGAAAAAATAGCACTAGGAAAAGGAGTTTGTTTACAAGAGGGTAATAAAACAGCTATTTTATCTATAGGAACCATTTCTAAAAATGTTTCTGAAGCACTAGATTTGATTGATAATTCATCAGATTTTTCTCATTATGACATGCGTTTTGTAAAACCTTTGGATGAAAACTTATTACATCAAATATTTAAAAAACATACAACTATTTTTACGGTTGAAGATGGCACTATAAAAGGTGGTTTTGGTAGTGCTATTTTAGAGTTTGCATCCCAGAATAATTATCAACATAAAATAAAAATGTTAGGTATTCCTGATGCGTTTATTGAACATGGAAGTGTATTAAAACTTCAAGAAAAACTTGGTTTAGACGCTCATAGTTTATCCGAAATATTTAAATTATAA
- a CDS encoding nucleoside deaminase, with protein MIQPFDDTYFMRKALQEAEIAFDKGEVPVGAIIVFKDQIIARAHNLTETLNDVTAHAEMQAFTAAADFLGGKYLKDCVLYVTLEPCQMCAGASYWAQIGKIVYGASEPERGFKNLNTTLHPKTKVVAGILENECAQLLKRFFVEKRNLN; from the coding sequence ATGATTCAACCTTTTGACGATACTTATTTTATGAGAAAAGCTTTGCAAGAAGCCGAAATTGCCTTTGATAAAGGAGAAGTGCCAGTTGGAGCAATTATTGTTTTTAAAGATCAGATTATTGCAAGAGCTCATAATTTAACCGAAACTTTAAATGATGTAACCGCGCATGCAGAAATGCAGGCTTTTACGGCTGCTGCAGATTTTTTAGGCGGAAAATATTTAAAAGATTGTGTGTTGTATGTAACTTTAGAGCCTTGCCAAATGTGTGCTGGTGCCAGTTATTGGGCGCAAATTGGTAAGATTGTTTATGGAGCATCAGAACCAGAAAGAGGATTTAAGAATTTAAATACTACGTTGCATCCAAAAACAAAAGTGGTAGCAGGTATTTTAGAAAATGAATGTGCTCAGCTCTTAAAACGTTTTTTTGTAGAAAAACGGAACTTAAATTAA
- a CDS encoding S9 family peptidase: MKKFLLLFLSFFTALVINAQETPVPNYRAAAKYSPKNLAKMVHSTTVSPHWLKKGNRFWYAYKTSEGSNYYLVDADKKSKKVLFDNVKMAKWLTEITKDPYDAKHLPKFSFKFNKAENAIRFRVTSTEEVEVIDDKKEVKKDSVSSKKGKSKKPKMEKKVYHLEYKLGGNGLTIIDNIKKEKEEWKKWANIAPDSSIVLYSKNYNLYWMDKINFKKFIKDEKDSTVVENQWTKDGEENYGYGGGSRGKDNVDKEKNKDKRNGVGGVWSHDSKKFVFQKSDARHIKDLWVINSTGKKRPTLETYKYHMPGEQEYYKSELLIFDIPTKTHVKVPLDTIKQQSISVFKAPRKQSSRDDDFKPTLLLSKKGKVYFSVISRDRKKYDINVADINTGTYKTLIEERFNTYIEARPLILLNNEKEMLHWAERDGWAHFYLYDSEGNLKNQVTEGDYHVANFEGLNESTRTLYFSANGVNKEQDPYYAHTYKINLNGTGLKTLNPGDFTASTNMADSNQYFISNFSRVNTVPKSEVRDANGRKVMDLETADLSQLFASGYKFPETFKVKADDGITDIYGVMYKPFDMDSTMVYPLLEYVYPGPQTEAVNKSFSYRMDRLDRMAQVGFIVITLGNRGGHPDRSKWYHNYGYGNLRDYGLADKKYVAQQLANKHKFIDIEKVGIYGHSGGGFMSTAAMLVYPDFFKAAVSSAGNHDNNVYNSWWSETHHGVKEEIDEKGKISYKYKIDTNPSLAKNLKGHLMLIHGDMDNNVNPAGTIRMANELIKAHKRFKYMIMPGQRHGFGSMTEYSFWLRADHFSKYLLGKEATDVDFMYMNLDEPKNK, encoded by the coding sequence ATGAAAAAATTCTTACTTTTATTCTTGTCTTTCTTTACTGCTTTAGTAATTAATGCACAAGAAACACCAGTTCCCAATTACAGAGCAGCCGCTAAATATTCTCCAAAAAATTTGGCTAAAATGGTACACTCTACAACGGTAAGTCCACATTGGTTAAAAAAAGGAAATCGTTTTTGGTATGCTTATAAAACATCCGAAGGTTCTAATTATTATTTAGTAGACGCAGATAAGAAATCTAAAAAAGTACTTTTTGATAACGTAAAAATGGCAAAGTGGTTAACAGAAATCACTAAAGATCCTTACGATGCAAAACACCTACCAAAGTTTAGCTTTAAATTTAATAAAGCAGAAAATGCCATTCGTTTTAGAGTAACTTCTACAGAAGAAGTTGAAGTTATTGATGATAAAAAAGAGGTAAAAAAAGACTCTGTATCATCAAAAAAAGGAAAAAGTAAGAAACCTAAAATGGAGAAAAAAGTTTACCATTTAGAATATAAGTTAGGTGGAAATGGTTTAACAATTATTGATAATATAAAGAAAGAAAAAGAAGAATGGAAAAAATGGGCAAACATAGCGCCAGATAGTTCTATTGTTTTGTATTCTAAGAATTACAATTTGTATTGGATGGATAAAATAAACTTTAAAAAGTTTATTAAAGATGAAAAAGACAGTACGGTTGTAGAAAACCAATGGACTAAAGATGGTGAAGAAAACTATGGCTACGGAGGTGGTTCTAGAGGAAAAGATAATGTAGATAAAGAAAAAAATAAAGACAAAAGAAACGGAGTTGGTGGTGTTTGGTCTCACGATTCTAAGAAATTTGTTTTTCAAAAATCAGATGCTAGACATATTAAAGATTTGTGGGTAATTAATTCTACAGGTAAAAAAAGACCAACGTTAGAAACTTATAAGTATCACATGCCAGGAGAACAAGAATATTATAAATCTGAATTATTGATTTTTGATATTCCTACAAAAACGCATGTAAAAGTACCTTTAGATACGATTAAGCAACAAAGTATTTCTGTTTTTAAAGCGCCAAGAAAACAATCTAGTAGAGATGATGATTTTAAACCAACTTTATTGCTTTCTAAAAAAGGAAAAGTATATTTCAGTGTTATTTCTAGAGACCGTAAAAAGTATGATATTAATGTTGCTGATATAAATACAGGAACCTACAAAACCTTAATTGAAGAACGTTTTAATACGTATATAGAAGCACGTCCGTTAATTTTATTGAACAATGAAAAAGAAATGTTGCATTGGGCAGAACGCGATGGTTGGGCACATTTTTATTTATATGATTCAGAAGGAAACTTAAAGAACCAAGTTACAGAAGGCGATTATCATGTTGCTAATTTTGAAGGTTTAAATGAAAGTACAAGAACGTTGTATTTTTCTGCAAACGGAGTAAATAAAGAGCAAGATCCGTATTATGCACATACCTATAAAATTAATTTGAATGGAACGGGATTGAAAACTTTAAACCCGGGAGATTTTACGGCAAGTACAAATATGGCAGATTCTAATCAGTATTTTATTAGTAATTTTTCTAGAGTAAATACTGTGCCAAAATCGGAAGTTAGAGATGCTAACGGGCGTAAAGTAATGGATTTAGAAACAGCAGATTTATCGCAGTTATTTGCATCAGGATATAAATTTCCAGAAACGTTTAAAGTGAAAGCAGATGACGGAATTACCGACATTTATGGAGTTATGTACAAGCCATTTGATATGGATTCTACTATGGTTTATCCTTTATTAGAGTATGTTTATCCTGGTCCACAGACAGAAGCGGTAAACAAATCTTTTTCTTACAGAATGGATCGTTTAGATAGAATGGCACAGGTTGGTTTTATAGTAATTACCTTAGGAAACAGAGGTGGGCATCCAGACAGATCTAAATGGTATCATAATTATGGTTATGGAAATTTACGTGATTATGGTTTGGCTGATAAAAAGTATGTAGCACAACAATTGGCAAACAAACACAAGTTTATAGATATTGAAAAAGTAGGGATTTACGGTCATTCTGGTGGTGGATTTATGTCTACAGCAGCTATGTTAGTATACCCAGACTTTTTTAAAGCAGCTGTTTCATCCGCAGGAAACCATGATAATAATGTGTACAATTCTTGGTGGAGTGAAACGCATCATGGTGTAAAAGAAGAAATTGATGAGAAAGGAAAAATTTCTTATAAATATAAAATTGACACCAATCCATCTTTGGCAAAAAATTTAAAAGGACATTTAATGTTGATTCATGGAGATATGGATAATAACGTAAATCCTGCAGGAACAATTAGAATGGCAAACGAATTAATTAAAGCTCATAAACGTTTTAAATATATGATTATGCCAGGGCAAAGACATGGTTTTGGAAGTATGACAGAGTATTCTTTTTGGTTAAGAGCAGATCATTTTAGTAAGTATTTGTTAGGTAAAGAAGCTACAGATGTAGATTTTATGTATATGAATCTAGATGAACCAAAGAATAAATAA
- a CDS encoding IS1595 family transposase, which produces MNIFKGQNLLEFADGFKTDEDCKKYLADIKWKDGFQCVKCGHNKAQIRKDFSRTCNICSHQESSTSNTLFHKVKFGVRKAFFIVFEMSTSTKSLSASYVAVRFSVTEKTARLFMLKIREAMESSGNSPMTGIVHVDEFVLGGREKDKVGRSYNAKKKKAITAVELTQDGKVKRMYAMRIEDFSASSLQYIFVNHISRKAKVITDKWRGYRPIAKAYNITQIESNGGMNFKALHTMIHQVKSWIRTTYSWVSDFNLNRYFNEFCFRINRSQSKATIFNNLITKMVQKDKVEQHKIICN; this is translated from the coding sequence ATGAATATATTTAAAGGACAAAATCTTCTAGAGTTTGCTGATGGGTTTAAAACGGATGAAGATTGCAAGAAATACTTGGCAGATATTAAATGGAAAGATGGATTTCAATGTGTTAAATGTGGTCATAACAAGGCTCAAATAAGAAAAGATTTTTCACGTACATGTAATATTTGTTCTCATCAAGAATCATCTACATCAAACACACTTTTTCACAAGGTAAAGTTTGGTGTTAGAAAAGCTTTTTTTATTGTTTTTGAAATGAGTACAAGTACTAAAAGCCTTTCTGCTAGTTATGTTGCAGTTCGTTTTAGCGTAACAGAAAAGACAGCCCGTTTATTTATGCTCAAAATTAGAGAAGCAATGGAAAGTAGTGGAAATAGTCCTATGACTGGTATTGTTCATGTAGATGAATTTGTTTTGGGTGGACGAGAAAAAGACAAAGTAGGAAGAAGTTATAATGCTAAGAAAAAGAAAGCTATAACTGCTGTTGAACTAACTCAAGATGGAAAAGTTAAAAGAATGTATGCCATGAGAATCGAAGATTTTTCAGCTAGTTCTTTGCAATATATTTTTGTGAATCATATCAGTCGAAAAGCTAAAGTGATAACCGACAAATGGAGAGGTTACAGACCTATTGCGAAAGCTTATAATATTACTCAAATAGAAAGTAATGGAGGTATGAATTTTAAAGCACTTCATACAATGATTCATCAGGTGAAATCTTGGATAAGAACAACGTATTCTTGGGTAAGTGACTTTAATCTAAATAGATATTTTAATGAATTTTGTTTTAGAATTAATCGATCACAAAGTAAAGCAACAATATTCAATAACTTAATAACAAAAATGGTTCAAAAGGATAAAGTAGAGCAGCACAAAATTATATGTAACTAA
- a CDS encoding type II toxin-antitoxin system RelE/ParE family toxin — protein sequence MTQYKLTNKAVADLSKIWEYTFEVWSENQANKYYNDLIVYCDEIAKNPDFGKNYEGISKLLLGIKANRHIIFYRTLNKDYRGQYLNSYL from the coding sequence ATGACTCAATATAAACTGACAAACAAAGCTGTTGCAGATTTATCAAAGATTTGGGAATATACATTTGAAGTTTGGTCAGAAAATCAAGCTAATAAATATTACAATGATCTAATTGTTTATTGTGACGAAATTGCTAAAAACCCAGACTTTGGTAAAAACTACGAAGGAATATCAAAGCTACTTCTAGGAATAAAAGCAAATAGACACATCATATTCTACAGAACCTTAAATAAAGATTATAGAGGTCAGTATTTAAATTCATATCTTTAA
- a CDS encoding type II toxin-antitoxin system ParD family antitoxin, with protein sequence MNKNTSISLGNYFDEFVQSSISQGRFKNVSEVIRAGLRLLEEEESKVIALKTAIQEGIDSGIAHDFDPKKHLESLKAKKNLNDSI encoded by the coding sequence ATGAACAAAAACACCTCAATATCGCTCGGAAATTATTTTGACGAATTTGTGCAAAGTAGCATCAGTCAAGGACGATTTAAAAATGTTAGCGAAGTAATTCGTGCTGGATTAAGACTTTTGGAAGAGGAAGAAAGTAAAGTAATTGCACTAAAAACTGCAATTCAAGAAGGAATTGATAGTGGAATAGCTCACGATTTTGACCCAAAAAAACATCTTGAATCTCTAAAAGCCAAAAAGAACTTGAATGACTCAATATAA
- a CDS encoding LexA family protein: protein MTESKTLTFFTPKTSSGNGAVFVDVGISAGFPSPADDFRETRISLDDELIQNKDATFFAKVKGQSMIGAGLDDNDLLVIDRSLEPTNNKIAVCFLDGEFTVKRLRVEKNEVWLQPENPNYPIINITEENDFMIWGIVTSVIKKV from the coding sequence ATGACTGAATCTAAAACACTTACTTTTTTTACTCCTAAAACTTCTTCTGGAAACGGAGCTGTTTTTGTTGATGTTGGCATTTCTGCTGGTTTTCCTTCTCCTGCAGATGATTTTAGAGAAACTAGAATTTCTTTAGATGATGAATTGATTCAGAATAAAGATGCTACCTTTTTTGCAAAAGTAAAAGGACAATCTATGATTGGTGCGGGTTTAGATGATAACGATTTATTAGTAATAGACAGAAGTTTAGAACCTACAAACAATAAAATTGCGGTTTGCTTTTTAGATGGCGAGTTTACTGTAAAACGCCTTCGTGTAGAAAAAAACGAAGTTTGGTTACAACCAGAAAACCCTAATTACCCAATTATAAACATTACCGAAGAAAATGATTTTATGATCTGGGGAATTGTAACAAGCGTTATCAAAAAAGTGTAA
- a CDS encoding Y-family DNA polymerase has translation MFALVDCNNFYASCERVFNPNLQGKPVAILSNNDGCVISMSDEAKKLQLPFGAPIFKWDAFCKANNITVLSSNYPLYGDMSARVMNILADFSPDVEVYSIDESFLELKGFENYDLPEYATKIRSRILKWTGIPTCVGVAPTKALTKVANKIARSNIKQSKGICIIDSDEKRIKALKWTKIGNVWGIGSRLKKRLQDKGCITAYDFTQLSSDWVLKEFSIVEWRLQKDLQGISKIPLEDAVSSKKMIATTRSFEYTYSDINNIKERISTFAASCAEKLRNQKSSCHMLIVQLSSDRHKKEMQQHRENITVVFSSPTDSTLTIANAAVEAVKTIFKTGVKYKRAGVIVTGLVPNDNFQLDLFSSENPKHKPLMSAIDKLNKKFKSDKIKLGNQDLKRTWKMRQERLSSKFTTNINDILIIKAS, from the coding sequence ATGTTTGCACTCGTAGATTGTAATAATTTTTATGCTTCTTGTGAGCGGGTTTTTAACCCCAACTTACAAGGAAAACCTGTTGCTATTTTAAGCAATAATGATGGTTGTGTTATTTCTATGAGCGATGAAGCTAAGAAATTACAACTGCCTTTTGGTGCGCCTATTTTTAAATGGGATGCTTTTTGTAAAGCAAATAATATTACTGTTTTATCTTCTAACTATCCGTTATACGGAGATATGAGTGCGAGAGTAATGAATATTTTAGCAGATTTTTCGCCAGACGTAGAAGTCTATTCTATTGATGAATCTTTTTTAGAATTAAAAGGTTTTGAAAATTATGATTTACCAGAATATGCTACAAAAATTAGAAGCAGAATTTTAAAATGGACCGGAATACCAACTTGTGTGGGTGTTGCGCCCACCAAAGCGTTGACGAAAGTTGCTAACAAAATTGCACGTTCTAACATTAAGCAATCTAAAGGAATTTGTATTATAGATTCTGATGAAAAAAGAATTAAAGCTTTAAAATGGACAAAAATTGGCAATGTTTGGGGAATTGGAAGTCGTTTAAAAAAACGCTTGCAAGACAAAGGTTGTATTACTGCCTATGATTTTACACAACTTTCTAGCGATTGGGTTTTAAAAGAATTTTCTATTGTAGAATGGCGTTTGCAGAAAGATTTACAAGGCATTTCTAAAATTCCTTTAGAAGATGCGGTTTCTTCTAAAAAGATGATTGCAACTACTAGAAGTTTCGAGTACACGTATTCTGATATCAATAATATAAAAGAACGTATTTCTACCTTTGCAGCTAGTTGTGCAGAGAAATTAAGGAATCAAAAATCTAGTTGCCACATGTTAATTGTACAACTTTCTAGCGATCGACATAAAAAAGAAATGCAACAACATAGAGAAAACATAACGGTTGTATTTTCTTCGCCAACAGATTCTACGTTAACCATTGCCAACGCAGCAGTAGAAGCCGTAAAAACTATTTTTAAAACTGGTGTTAAATACAAAAGAGCAGGTGTTATTGTTACAGGTTTAGTGCCCAATGATAATTTTCAATTGGATTTATTTTCAAGTGAAAACCCAAAACACAAACCTTTAATGTCTGCAATTGATAAACTGAATAAAAAGTTTAAATCTGATAAAATTAAATTAGGAAACCAAGATTTAAAACGTACTTGGAAAATGCGTCAAGAAAGATTATCTTCTAAATTTACTACAAATATTAATGATATTTTAATTATAAAAGCCTCTTAA
- a CDS encoding aminotransferase-like domain-containing protein produces the protein MIDSPVNILFKQLINFDKSTPQPVYIQVAQQIINAIQRGYLTKGTLLPGTRVFGQLLNIHRNTAVAIYEELASQGWVEIIPNKGTFILEPELKTAKIKATSQKINQAYNYAKTTGFPFQKSFHLASTTQLTDAKYIINDGKPDLRLHPVHQFSRWYSAAMNRKTLIKKWNKSNESSHSLFQTQLSNYLNATRGFHIKPNNLISTRSTEMSLYIVSQLLIKQNDVVLVGQLSNYAANMIFQQAGATIKTIPVDANGLDIDYIRKHFIKGSIRCIYICAHRDYPTMVKLSVERRLALMQLAAAYGFAIIEDDYDYDFQFEGSAMLPMASADVNGMVIYLGKLGQSLFPSFQTGFVIAPENLISEAKNYLQLLDAQGDLIQQQMLSELINEGEIYRLMKKNIIIYKQRRDCLCKLLTQYFSETAQWEIPAGGLAIWLQFQQHISLVKLAEEAEKHDLFLPKTVLYQDKNTCAIRFGFGHLNLDEMEPIIINLKSAYNKVTNKSLKN, from the coding sequence ATGATAGATAGTCCGGTTAATATACTTTTTAAACAATTAATTAATTTCGATAAATCGACACCTCAACCTGTGTACATACAAGTTGCACAGCAAATTATAAATGCAATACAACGTGGCTATTTAACAAAAGGAACTCTTTTACCAGGAACTCGCGTATTTGGTCAGTTATTAAACATCCATAGAAATACCGCTGTTGCAATTTACGAAGAATTAGCCTCACAAGGTTGGGTAGAAATCATACCCAATAAGGGCACTTTTATTTTAGAACCAGAATTAAAAACAGCAAAAATAAAAGCGACTTCACAAAAAATAAACCAAGCATACAATTACGCAAAAACAACAGGGTTTCCTTTTCAAAAATCATTTCATTTAGCATCAACTACGCAGTTAACAGATGCAAAGTATATTATTAATGATGGAAAACCAGATTTACGTTTGCACCCTGTTCATCAATTTTCTAGATGGTATAGTGCGGCTATGAATCGAAAAACGTTGATAAAAAAATGGAATAAATCTAATGAGTCTTCTCATTCCTTATTTCAAACACAGCTCTCTAATTATTTAAATGCAACAAGAGGTTTTCACATCAAACCTAACAATTTAATAAGTACACGTAGTACAGAAATGAGTTTGTACATTGTTTCTCAATTATTGATAAAACAAAACGATGTCGTTTTAGTTGGTCAATTAAGTAATTATGCCGCTAATATGATTTTTCAGCAAGCAGGCGCAACCATAAAAACAATTCCTGTAGATGCCAATGGTTTAGACATAGACTATATTAGAAAACATTTTATAAAAGGCAGTATTAGATGTATCTATATATGTGCACATAGAGATTACCCAACAATGGTAAAATTAAGTGTAGAGCGCCGTTTAGCTTTAATGCAATTAGCTGCAGCATATGGTTTTGCTATTATTGAAGATGATTACGATTACGATTTTCAGTTCGAAGGTTCTGCCATGTTACCAATGGCAAGCGCAGATGTTAACGGAATGGTTATTTATTTAGGGAAATTAGGACAATCATTATTCCCTAGTTTTCAAACAGGATTTGTAATAGCACCAGAAAACTTAATTTCAGAAGCAAAAAACTATTTACAATTATTAGATGCACAAGGCGATTTAATTCAGCAACAAATGTTATCCGAATTAATTAATGAAGGTGAAATTTATCGTTTGATGAAAAAAAACATCATCATCTATAAACAAAGACGCGATTGTTTATGTAAACTCTTAACACAATATTTTTCTGAAACGGCACAATGGGAAATTCCTGCTGGCGGATTAGCAATTTGGTTACAATTTCAGCAGCATATATCTTTAGTAAAACTAGCCGAAGAAGCAGAAAAGCACGATTTATTTCTACCCAAAACAGTTCTTTATCAAGATAAAAACACTTGCGCTATTCGTTTTGGTTTTGGTCATCTTAATTTAGACGAAATGGAACCTATAATTATAAATCTAAAAAGCGCTTATAATAAGGTAACTAACAAGTCTCTTAAAAATTAG